The following are encoded in a window of Sutcliffiella horikoshii genomic DNA:
- a CDS encoding CBO0543 family protein codes for MFEVLAFGLFWAAMATWLDILGTEYGKWSYPFKLNNDIQTLLPADTAVIPVMYMLLYQYTSTWKSFVIGSVISAAVLSFIFEPLFLMLGMLDLKEWSHTKSFFAFIFLAIATRSLFFFIKKKQTTF; via the coding sequence ATGTTCGAGGTTCTGGCCTTTGGTCTCTTTTGGGCTGCAATGGCGACGTGGCTGGATATACTCGGGACAGAATATGGGAAGTGGAGCTACCCCTTTAAATTAAACAATGACATTCAAACACTGCTCCCAGCAGATACAGCAGTTATTCCTGTCATGTATATGCTCCTTTACCAGTATACGTCTACATGGAAATCATTTGTCATTGGCAGTGTAATATCTGCAGCAGTACTATCTTTTATTTTTGAACCACTCTTTCTAATGCTTGGCATGCTGGATTTGAAAGAATGGTCCCACACGAAATCATTTTTCGCCTTTATTTTTTTGGCAATTGCCACTAGAAGCCTTTTCTTTTTTATAAAAAAGAAGCAGACTACTTTTTAG
- a CDS encoding acyl-CoA dehydrogenase family protein — protein MNEIRSFARTEEQEHIYSLASSLASDFSTRAGHYDQNAVFPFENFQALKGAGVLDLTIPKKYGGKGAGLYDFVLLQETIAQGDGPTALSLGWHLGIMMNEGINRSWPQNIYEMVCQDIVQHKKLINSAHSEIKTGSPARGGKPETVAKKHSNGGWVINGRKNFTSLAPVLDYFIISASVEGTEDVGEFLLPRELKGISIEETWNSMSMRATRSDDLVLSEVMASKEALLYIKKKKSPKPQGWLLHIPACYLGIAIAARNEAVSFADSYHPNSLPHPIREVPKVRERVAKMDVELTAARHLLYSVARLWDEEPDKRDKLIGELATAKLVAINSAISIVDEAMRIVGAQSLHAEHPLQRHYRDVRAGLHNPPADEITMELLAKQAFLKES, from the coding sequence ATGAATGAAATCAGAAGTTTTGCAAGAACAGAAGAGCAAGAACATATTTACTCTTTAGCATCTTCTTTGGCTTCGGATTTTTCTACCCGTGCTGGTCATTATGATCAGAATGCTGTCTTTCCTTTTGAAAATTTCCAAGCGCTTAAGGGTGCAGGAGTCCTCGATTTAACCATACCAAAGAAATATGGTGGGAAAGGAGCAGGGCTTTATGACTTTGTTTTACTGCAGGAAACCATTGCTCAAGGTGATGGTCCCACTGCGCTGAGTCTTGGTTGGCATTTAGGAATCATGATGAATGAAGGAATTAATCGTTCATGGCCGCAGAATATTTATGAAATGGTATGCCAGGATATTGTTCAGCACAAAAAATTGATTAACAGTGCACATAGCGAAATAAAGACAGGCAGTCCTGCAAGAGGGGGAAAACCTGAAACGGTTGCAAAGAAGCATTCCAACGGAGGTTGGGTAATTAACGGGAGAAAAAACTTCACTTCCCTTGCCCCAGTCTTGGATTACTTCATCATATCTGCAAGCGTGGAAGGAACAGAAGATGTAGGAGAGTTTTTGCTTCCGCGCGAACTGAAAGGAATCTCAATAGAAGAAACGTGGAACTCTATGAGCATGAGAGCCACTAGAAGTGACGATTTGGTGTTATCAGAAGTCATGGCAAGTAAAGAAGCACTTTTGTATATAAAAAAGAAAAAATCACCAAAACCACAAGGGTGGCTACTACATATACCCGCTTGTTACTTAGGCATAGCAATAGCGGCAAGAAACGAGGCAGTTTCATTTGCTGATTCGTATCATCCGAACAGCCTTCCTCATCCTATTAGGGAAGTACCGAAAGTAAGAGAACGGGTTGCAAAGATGGATGTGGAATTGACTGCAGCCAGGCATTTATTGTACAGCGTGGCGAGACTATGGGATGAAGAGCCTGACAAACGCGATAAACTTATTGGTGAGCTTGCCACAGCTAAACTTGTTGCAATAAATAGTGCCATTTCCATTGTTGATGAAGCGATGCGGATAGTCGGCGCCCAAAGCCTGCATGCGGAACATCCTCTTCAACGCCATTATCGCGACGTCCGAGCAGGCCTTCACAATCCCCCTGCAGATGAAATTACGATGGAATTGCTTGCAAAGCAGGCTTTTTTAAAAGAAAGTTAA
- a CDS encoding MBL fold metallo-hydrolase: MNLKKIIILLLLSILLQPLNASESSTLTPLSINQKDASSFLYEIERPKDSNIVSLPLLVHFIDVGQGDAILLQTPNGSNILVDTGPKESSKKLLAYLKKVSVTSIDLLVITHPDFDHIGGIPSLLEKLPVKKILDSGKAHTTLTFIQYKQYVWNNIVPVQYAKEKMKLDIDPDLKIKVLNSGSEEKETNNASIVLHITYGEMKFLLMGDTEEQEEKRMSRKYNLESTILKVAHHGSNSSSTASFLKDVQPKIAVISAGKNNDFHHPHLPVLNRLIESGADIYNTAESGSIVFSTDGKLLFVNNRPWLYANQQKQETKKSIVITGLDVKEEMVTLENKSAETVDMSYWKLVSKKGYQTFDFPENYKLQPGETIYIASGAHKQHFKKYIHWLSDHLWNNNGDKAQLYDDQGDLVDEYEAGAKDE; the protein is encoded by the coding sequence TTGAACTTGAAAAAAATTATCATACTGCTGCTTCTCTCCATTCTTCTTCAGCCTCTAAATGCTTCTGAGTCAAGTACTTTGACACCACTTTCCATTAATCAAAAAGATGCATCCTCATTTCTTTATGAAATAGAAAGACCGAAAGACAGCAATATTGTTTCCCTCCCTTTGCTTGTTCACTTTATTGATGTGGGGCAAGGAGACGCAATCCTCTTGCAAACCCCCAATGGTTCCAACATACTTGTAGATACAGGACCAAAAGAATCGTCGAAAAAGCTGCTTGCTTATTTAAAAAAGGTAAGCGTGACGTCCATTGATTTGTTAGTCATCACTCATCCTGACTTTGATCATATTGGAGGCATTCCATCCTTACTCGAAAAGCTACCTGTTAAGAAAATATTAGACAGCGGCAAGGCCCATACAACTTTAACATTTATTCAATACAAACAATACGTATGGAACAACATCGTCCCTGTTCAATATGCAAAAGAAAAAATGAAGTTGGACATTGATCCGGATTTGAAAATTAAGGTGTTAAACAGCGGTTCCGAAGAAAAAGAAACAAACAATGCATCTATTGTCCTTCATATTACATATGGAGAGATGAAGTTTCTTTTGATGGGAGATACTGAGGAACAAGAAGAAAAGAGAATGAGCAGGAAATATAACCTTGAATCGACCATCTTAAAGGTTGCGCATCATGGTTCTAACAGTTCCTCTACCGCCTCGTTCTTGAAGGATGTCCAGCCTAAAATCGCCGTAATATCCGCCGGGAAAAATAATGACTTCCATCATCCGCATTTGCCGGTTTTAAACAGATTGATTGAGAGCGGTGCAGATATTTACAATACTGCTGAGTCTGGAAGTATTGTTTTTTCAACAGATGGAAAGCTTTTATTTGTCAACAATCGTCCATGGCTATATGCTAATCAACAAAAGCAAGAAACGAAGAAATCGATTGTCATCACAGGCTTGGACGTAAAAGAAGAAATGGTTACATTAGAAAATAAAAGCGCTGAAACGGTTGATATGTCCTATTGGAAGCTTGTCAGTAAGAAAGGATATCAAACATTTGATTTCCCTGAAAATTATAAGCTACAACCGGGCGAAACCATTTATATTGCTTCAGGTGCACATAAGCAACATTTTAAAAAATATATCCATTGGCTCAGTGATCATTTATGGAATAATAATGGAGATAAAGCCCAGCTTTATGATGATCAAGGAGATTTGGTGGATGAATATGAAGCAGGTGCGAAGGACGAATAG
- a CDS encoding PTS sugar transporter subunit IIA — MFKKLFGMKETTETPAEETFLAPLSGRVTELSEVPDPTFSQKMMGDGLAIVPSEGEVVSPVDGEIVQFFHTKHAIGIRSLSGAEILIHVGLETVSMNGEGFEGHVKEGDKVKAGDKLITFNIDLIKEKAADIITPIVITNGENVESLNKKSMAEAVKGQTELFHLTMKN, encoded by the coding sequence ATGTTCAAAAAACTATTCGGAATGAAAGAAACCACCGAAACTCCTGCAGAGGAAACCTTCCTTGCACCATTGAGTGGAAGAGTGACAGAGTTGAGTGAGGTTCCAGATCCAACGTTTTCACAGAAAATGATGGGAGATGGGTTGGCAATTGTTCCATCTGAAGGAGAAGTGGTTTCACCAGTTGATGGAGAAATCGTGCAGTTCTTCCATACAAAACATGCAATTGGTATTCGTTCCCTCTCTGGTGCGGAAATACTTATCCATGTTGGGCTTGAGACGGTGTCCATGAATGGAGAAGGTTTTGAAGGGCATGTAAAAGAGGGCGATAAAGTAAAAGCTGGGGACAAATTGATTACTTTTAATATCGATCTTATCAAAGAAAAGGCAGCTGATATTATCACTCCTATCGTCATAACAAATGGTGAAAATGTCGAGAGCCTTAATAAGAAATCCATGGCTGAAGCTGTAAAAGGCCAAACGGAATTATTTCATCTTACAATGAAAAATTAA
- a CDS encoding glycoside hydrolase family 13 protein has protein sequence MKHSWWKESVVYQIYPRSFMDSNGDGIGDIQGIIMKLDYLKELGIDTIWLSPVYESPNDDNGYDISNYMKIMDEFGSMEDWEELLQQVHMREMSLIMDLVVNHTSDEHKWFMQAKTSRDNPYRDYYIWRDPKGDGKEPNNWASNFGGSAWEYNEETKDYYLHLFSKKQPDLNWENEQLREEVYRMMKWWLDKGVDGFRMDVINFISKVDNFPDGEIKNGKKYASGSKYYRNGPKIHDYLKEMNEKVLSQYDVMTVGEMPGVTPDQAKDYTGEERNELNMVFQFEHMGLDNGPNGKWDLQELDLIELKQSLSRWQYALAEGGWNSLYYNNHDQPRSVSRFGNDGDYRIESAKMLATLLHMMKGTPYVYQGEEIGMTNVRFDSIESYKDIETLQAYSDLKEQGWSEEEVMESIFKKSRDNARTPMQWNDEDHAGFSSGEPWMAVNPNYKSINVEAERNNEHSIFNYYKRLIQLRKQNELIVYGDYQLILEDDPEIFSYVRSYQDKKLLVICNFYDKEPTFKLPRDINFMTKQLLVSNYTVEEQSNIAEFTLQPYEARVYLLN, from the coding sequence ATGAAGCATTCTTGGTGGAAGGAAAGTGTCGTATATCAAATTTATCCTCGTAGTTTTATGGATTCCAACGGCGATGGAATTGGTGATATCCAAGGTATTATTATGAAGCTGGATTATCTGAAGGAGCTTGGTATCGATACCATATGGCTCTCACCTGTGTATGAATCGCCAAATGATGATAATGGATACGACATTAGTAACTACATGAAAATAATGGACGAGTTCGGATCAATGGAAGATTGGGAAGAGCTGTTACAGCAGGTACATATGAGAGAAATGAGTTTGATTATGGACCTAGTGGTCAATCATACATCTGATGAGCACAAGTGGTTTATGCAGGCGAAAACATCTAGAGATAATCCGTATCGTGACTATTATATTTGGAGGGACCCAAAAGGAGACGGCAAGGAGCCGAACAACTGGGCATCCAATTTTGGAGGTTCTGCTTGGGAATACAATGAAGAAACAAAAGATTACTACTTGCACTTATTCTCCAAAAAACAGCCAGACCTAAACTGGGAAAACGAACAGCTTCGTGAAGAAGTGTATCGCATGATGAAATGGTGGTTGGATAAAGGTGTTGACGGTTTTAGGATGGATGTCATCAACTTTATTTCTAAAGTAGATAACTTCCCTGACGGAGAGATTAAAAACGGGAAAAAATATGCTTCAGGAAGTAAGTACTACCGTAACGGCCCAAAGATTCATGATTATTTGAAAGAAATGAATGAGAAAGTATTATCCCAATATGATGTCATGACCGTCGGAGAAATGCCCGGGGTTACTCCAGATCAAGCAAAAGACTACACAGGTGAAGAAAGAAATGAACTGAACATGGTGTTCCAATTTGAACATATGGGATTGGATAATGGACCAAATGGGAAATGGGACTTGCAGGAACTAGATTTAATTGAGCTCAAACAGAGTTTATCAAGGTGGCAGTATGCTCTAGCAGAAGGCGGCTGGAACAGTCTCTATTATAATAACCATGATCAACCAAGGTCTGTTTCAAGATTTGGAAATGACGGGGATTACCGCATAGAATCGGCTAAAATGCTGGCTACGCTTCTTCATATGATGAAAGGTACTCCATATGTCTACCAAGGTGAAGAAATCGGCATGACAAATGTACGATTTGATTCAATCGAATCTTACAAAGATATTGAAACTCTTCAAGCTTATTCTGACTTAAAAGAGCAGGGATGGAGTGAAGAGGAAGTGATGGAGAGTATTTTCAAAAAAAGCAGGGACAATGCCAGAACTCCAATGCAATGGAATGATGAGGATCACGCTGGCTTTTCTAGCGGGGAACCATGGATGGCCGTCAACCCTAATTACAAATCTATCAACGTAGAAGCGGAAAGAAATAATGAACATTCTATCTTTAACTATTACAAACGTCTGATTCAATTGCGGAAGCAAAATGAACTGATCGTTTACGGGGATTACCAATTGATACTTGAGGATGATCCGGAGATTTTCTCCTATGTTAGAAGTTATCAAGACAAAAAGCTGCTAGTGATTTGCAACTTCTATGATAAAGAGCCAACATTCAAGCTACCAAGAGATATTAATTTCATGACCAAACAACTATTAGTAAGCAACTATACGGTAGAAGAACAAAGTAATATTGCTGAATTCACTTTGCAGCCTTATGAAGCACGAGTGTATTTATTGAATTAA
- the panF gene encoding sodium/pantothenate symporter, translating to MNLQVIIPLLIFLIIIFLIGVFASRKLANSSSFVQDYFLGGRELGGLLLAMTMVATYGSASSFIGGPGIAYQTGLGWVLLAMIQVVTGYFVLTILGKKFAIIARKMKAITLIDFLKERYQSKWVVLLSASSIILFLFSAMAAQWIGGARLIESITGLSYISALFVFAASVLVYVIIGGFRAVAITDGMQGIIMVVGTVVILAGTIIAGGGIPTIMSDLMAENPNLITPFGADGSLTPLYVSSFWILVGVGVVGLPQVAIRAMSYKNSKAMHAALIIGTIVVGFIMLGMHLAGVFGRAVLPGLDTPDTVMPLLALHVLPGWLAGIVLAAPMAAIMSTVDSLLLIVSSSIVKDVYLNYIRPDAPEKNIKRISIGVTAVVGVLVFFMAIDPPAFLITLNLFAFGGLEAAFIWPVVLGLYWKAGNAVGALASIFTGVFTYIGITIYYPDAFGMHSVVIPVMLSLLAYIMCSIVGRNRKRQEHQEIINKYLL from the coding sequence ATGAACTTGCAAGTGATCATTCCTTTGTTGATATTTCTCATTATTATTTTTCTTATTGGAGTTTTTGCATCTAGGAAATTAGCAAATTCCTCTTCATTTGTCCAAGATTATTTCCTTGGGGGGAGAGAGCTTGGCGGACTGTTGCTGGCAATGACAATGGTTGCAACGTATGGAAGTGCCTCCAGTTTCATTGGAGGACCGGGAATTGCCTACCAGACAGGACTCGGTTGGGTACTGTTGGCAATGATACAAGTGGTGACAGGGTATTTTGTTTTAACGATTTTAGGTAAGAAATTCGCCATTATCGCAAGAAAAATGAAAGCCATCACCTTGATTGATTTTTTAAAGGAAAGATATCAGAGTAAGTGGGTCGTATTATTATCTGCAAGCAGCATCATTCTTTTCCTTTTTTCCGCGATGGCAGCACAATGGATAGGCGGGGCAAGATTGATTGAGTCAATAACTGGTCTTTCTTATATTTCTGCATTATTTGTCTTTGCTGCTTCCGTATTGGTATATGTGATCATCGGTGGATTCCGTGCGGTCGCCATTACAGATGGGATGCAGGGAATTATCATGGTGGTCGGTACCGTTGTCATATTGGCAGGAACCATCATTGCAGGTGGCGGCATTCCTACAATCATGAGTGATTTAATGGCGGAAAATCCTAATCTTATTACCCCTTTTGGAGCAGATGGGTCTCTGACGCCATTATATGTTTCTTCTTTTTGGATCCTGGTGGGGGTTGGCGTAGTGGGCCTTCCACAAGTGGCTATCAGGGCGATGTCATATAAAAACTCAAAAGCGATGCATGCAGCGTTGATTATTGGTACCATCGTCGTAGGATTTATTATGCTAGGCATGCACTTGGCAGGTGTATTTGGAAGAGCAGTTTTACCTGGATTAGATACTCCAGATACTGTCATGCCACTATTAGCCCTGCATGTTTTGCCGGGTTGGTTAGCAGGAATTGTCTTGGCAGCACCGATGGCTGCGATCATGTCAACGGTTGACTCCCTTTTGCTAATTGTGAGTTCTTCCATTGTGAAGGATGTATATTTAAATTATATTCGTCCTGACGCTCCGGAAAAAAATATCAAGAGGATAAGCATAGGCGTAACAGCTGTCGTAGGAGTACTTGTGTTCTTTATGGCCATTGATCCGCCGGCATTCCTTATTACCTTAAATCTATTTGCCTTTGGTGGATTGGAAGCGGCCTTTATTTGGCCGGTGGTTTTGGGTCTTTATTGGAAAGCTGGCAACGCAGTTGGAGCTTTAGCTTCCATTTTTACAGGGGTATTTACCTATATAGGAATTACAATATATTACCCTGATGCATTTGGAATGCATAGTGTCGTAATACCAGTGATGCTTTCTCTTTTGGCATATATAATGTGTAGCATTGTAGGAAGAAATCGAAAGAGGCAGGAACACCAAGAAATTATAAACAAATATTTGCTTTAA
- the treR gene encoding trehalose operon repressor — MKNNKYQAIYQQLVMKIEKQDFVAGSKLPSEHDLMELFDTSRETVRKALNQLAQNGYIQKVRGKGSIVLARDKFDFPISGLVSFKELAEKMGRPWQTVVHELESVVDSSDLESKLGESELWKVVRSRRVDDESIILDKDYFIKSQVPYLDQDICKNSIYNYLESEQGLQIAFADKEVTVEEATDEDRQLLDLNGLTHVVVVKSIVHLDDASPFQYTESRHRLDKFRFVDFARRMK, encoded by the coding sequence ATGAAAAATAACAAATATCAGGCAATTTATCAGCAGTTGGTAATGAAAATAGAAAAACAGGATTTCGTAGCGGGGAGTAAGCTTCCGTCCGAGCATGATCTGATGGAACTTTTCGATACTTCAAGAGAAACGGTAAGAAAGGCTCTAAATCAACTTGCTCAGAATGGTTATATTCAAAAAGTTCGTGGAAAAGGCTCTATTGTGCTTGCACGTGATAAATTTGATTTTCCTATTTCAGGTTTGGTCAGCTTCAAGGAATTAGCCGAGAAAATGGGTAGGCCTTGGCAAACAGTTGTGCACGAACTAGAAAGTGTTGTTGACTCTTCTGATTTAGAATCTAAATTAGGGGAAAGCGAACTATGGAAGGTGGTCCGTTCGCGCAGAGTGGATGATGAAAGTATCATTTTGGATAAAGATTACTTCATCAAAAGCCAAGTTCCTTATCTTGACCAGGATATTTGCAAAAACTCCATTTACAATTATCTTGAGTCTGAGCAAGGTCTGCAGATAGCTTTTGCCGATAAAGAAGTTACAGTAGAGGAAGCAACAGATGAGGACAGGCAGTTACTGGACTTAAATGGACTTACTCATGTGGTAGTGGTGAAAAGTATCGTTCATTTGGATGATGCAAGTCCCTTTCAATATACAGAATCGCGCCACCGACTGGACAAATTCCGATTTGTTGATTTTGCAAGAAGAATGAAGTGA
- the treP gene encoding PTS system trehalose-specific EIIBC component, whose translation MDIRKQTEEIVQALGGKENVSAATHCVTRLRLALHDESKVDQKALESIDVVKGSFSTNGQFQVVIGQGTVNKVYKEFVDITGVGEASKDEVKKAAESNLNPLQRAIKTLADIFIPILPAIVTAGLLMGINNLLTGPGIFYDEQSVIDVHTEWSDIASIINLIANTAFVFLPGLIGWSAAKRFGGSELLGIVLGLMLVHPDLLNAWGYAEAQEDGAVETWKFFGLEIEKVGYQGQVLPVLVAAFVLAKVEQFLSKRVSDAFHMLIVPPITLLLTGFVTFVAIGPVTFAIGNFLTNGFVGIFDAVPALGGLIYGGLYAPLVITGMHHTFLAVDFQLIATIGGTFLWPMVALSNIAQGSAAFAMMLATKDEKLKGLALTSSISAWLGITEPAMFGVNLRFRYPFFAAMIGSAIAGIIITIAGVKAPSIGVGGIPAFFSIMAEYWPIFFLGMGIVLVVPFVITFLIAKVKMRKEA comes from the coding sequence ATGGACATAAGAAAACAGACGGAAGAGATTGTCCAAGCCTTAGGGGGAAAAGAAAACGTTAGCGCAGCCACACATTGTGTGACTCGACTCCGTTTGGCTTTGCATGATGAAAGTAAGGTAGACCAAAAAGCGTTAGAAAGCATTGATGTGGTGAAGGGTTCTTTCTCCACTAATGGTCAATTCCAAGTTGTAATCGGACAAGGAACGGTCAATAAGGTTTACAAAGAGTTTGTAGACATTACCGGTGTTGGAGAGGCCTCAAAGGATGAGGTGAAGAAGGCTGCCGAATCCAACTTGAATCCCTTGCAGCGTGCCATAAAAACTTTGGCGGATATTTTTATTCCAATACTGCCTGCCATTGTTACAGCAGGTCTACTAATGGGGATAAACAATTTATTAACAGGTCCTGGTATCTTTTATGATGAACAATCTGTTATTGATGTTCATACAGAATGGTCGGATATTGCAAGTATCATTAACCTGATAGCCAATACCGCCTTTGTCTTTTTGCCGGGGCTGATTGGTTGGTCCGCCGCAAAACGTTTTGGTGGCAGTGAACTGTTAGGGATTGTGCTTGGACTTATGCTTGTGCACCCTGATCTTCTTAATGCATGGGGATATGCGGAAGCACAAGAAGATGGAGCAGTTGAAACATGGAAATTCTTCGGATTAGAGATTGAAAAAGTCGGATACCAAGGACAAGTATTGCCTGTGCTTGTTGCAGCATTTGTATTGGCTAAAGTAGAACAATTTTTATCCAAACGTGTAAGTGATGCGTTTCATATGCTTATCGTACCGCCAATCACTTTATTATTAACAGGCTTCGTGACATTTGTAGCCATCGGTCCTGTTACATTTGCAATCGGTAATTTCCTGACGAACGGCTTTGTCGGAATTTTTGATGCAGTACCGGCACTAGGTGGACTTATTTATGGTGGTTTATATGCACCGTTAGTTATTACAGGGATGCATCATACTTTCCTTGCAGTAGATTTTCAGCTTATTGCTACTATTGGTGGAACGTTCTTATGGCCGATGGTTGCCCTGTCTAACATCGCACAAGGTTCAGCTGCCTTTGCCATGATGCTTGCGACGAAAGATGAGAAGCTGAAGGGATTGGCGTTAACATCTTCCATTTCTGCTTGGTTGGGGATTACAGAACCAGCAATGTTTGGTGTTAACTTACGTTTCCGCTATCCATTCTTCGCAGCAATGATTGGATCTGCCATTGCAGGAATCATCATCACCATTGCAGGAGTAAAAGCTCCGTCCATTGGGGTTGGTGGAATACCTGCATTCTTCTCCATTATGGCGGAATACTGGCCAATTTTCTTCCTTGGAATGGGAATTGTGCTTGTTGTACCATTTGTCATTACTTTTTTAATAGCAAAAGTGAAAATGAGAAAAGAAGCGTAG
- a CDS encoding YhdT family protein: MHENKKRKGDWRYPIAHREAWIGIAIVLFHFAWWYGFAYGFGSKPVESYTYILGFPAWFFYSCILGFFFIIILVILVVRFFFQDLPLESDEEGDRP; this comes from the coding sequence ATGCACGAAAACAAGAAGAGAAAAGGAGATTGGCGCTACCCCATTGCACATAGAGAAGCATGGATTGGGATTGCGATTGTTCTTTTTCATTTTGCTTGGTGGTACGGTTTTGCTTACGGTTTTGGATCAAAGCCAGTCGAATCATATACATATATATTAGGTTTTCCCGCTTGGTTTTTTTATAGTTGTATTCTGGGCTTTTTCTTCATCATTATACTCGTCATTCTAGTTGTTCGATTCTTTTTTCAGGATCTTCCTTTAGAGTCAGATGAAGAAGGAGATCGCCCATGA
- the treC gene encoding alpha,alpha-phosphotrehalase, translated as MSKIIEQEPWWKRSVVYQIYPKSFNDTTGNGVGDIQGIIEKLDYLKELGVDVIWLTPINKSPQKDNGYDISDYFSIHEEYGTMEDFDQLLSQAHDRGIKVIMDIVVNHTSTEHEWFQKSIEQKDNNPYRDFYIWKDSKQDGSEPTNWESKFGGNAWQYDEKTGQWYLHLFDVTQADLNWENEEVRKQVYDMMKFWFEKGVDGFRLDVINLISKDQSFPDDDGSVPPGDGRKFYTDGPRVHEYMNEMYEKVFSKYDSMTVGEMSSTTIDHCIKYTRPDRNELSMTFNFHHLKVDYPNGEKWSVADFDFQQLKDILSTWQIEMEKGGGWNALFWCNHDQPRVVSRYGDDGKYHNKSAKMLATSMHMMRGTPYIYQGEEFGMTNPGFVKISDYRDVESLNIFNLKKEAGMSEEEILEILRHKSRDNSRTPVQWNREENAGFTNGTPWIGVASNYKEINAETALNDEDSVFYHYKKLIELRKNYDVITHGDFQLISGDDPQIFAYIRNCENEKLLVVSNYYGKESSFVLPVDIDVDGYKSEVLVSNYEDSNSQFNEITLRPYESIVYHLKK; from the coding sequence ATGAGCAAAATAATAGAACAAGAACCGTGGTGGAAAAGGTCTGTTGTTTATCAGATCTATCCAAAAAGCTTCAATGATACTACAGGAAACGGAGTAGGTGATATCCAAGGTATTATTGAGAAGCTTGATTACTTAAAAGAACTTGGAGTGGATGTTATTTGGTTGACTCCTATTAATAAATCACCGCAAAAAGATAATGGTTATGATATCAGCGATTATTTTTCCATTCACGAAGAATACGGAACGATGGAAGATTTTGATCAGCTTTTATCCCAAGCGCATGATAGAGGAATAAAAGTTATCATGGACATTGTCGTGAACCATACATCCACCGAGCATGAATGGTTTCAGAAATCAATAGAACAGAAAGATAATAACCCGTATCGCGATTTTTATATTTGGAAAGACAGCAAGCAAGATGGCAGCGAACCAACAAATTGGGAATCCAAGTTTGGCGGCAATGCTTGGCAATATGATGAAAAAACAGGTCAATGGTATTTGCATCTATTTGATGTGACGCAAGCAGACTTGAATTGGGAGAATGAAGAAGTTCGCAAACAAGTCTATGATATGATGAAGTTTTGGTTTGAAAAGGGAGTGGATGGGTTTAGGTTAGATGTAATTAATCTCATTTCCAAAGACCAGAGTTTTCCGGATGATGACGGATCGGTGCCTCCAGGCGATGGTCGTAAATTTTACACAGACGGGCCACGCGTTCACGAATATATGAATGAAATGTACGAAAAAGTGTTTTCAAAATATGACAGCATGACAGTAGGGGAAATGTCTTCTACCACAATTGATCATTGTATCAAATACACTCGACCAGATCGAAACGAGCTCAGCATGACATTTAACTTCCATCATTTAAAAGTGGATTATCCGAATGGAGAAAAATGGTCTGTTGCAGATTTTGACTTCCAACAATTAAAGGATATTTTATCTACATGGCAAATTGAGATGGAAAAAGGCGGCGGTTGGAATGCCTTGTTCTGGTGCAACCATGATCAACCTCGTGTCGTATCCCGCTATGGTGATGATGGCAAATATCACAATAAATCAGCAAAAATGCTAGCAACAAGCATGCATATGATGAGAGGTACTCCTTACATTTATCAAGGAGAAGAGTTTGGAATGACCAACCCAGGGTTTGTGAAAATTAGTGACTACCGGGACGTGGAGTCCTTAAATATTTTCAACTTAAAGAAGGAAGCAGGTATGAGTGAGGAGGAGATATTGGAGATTCTTCGCCATAAGTCCCGCGATAATTCCAGAACGCCAGTTCAGTGGAATAGAGAAGAAAATGCAGGGTTTACAAATGGCACACCCTGGATTGGAGTAGCAAGTAATTATAAAGAAATTAACGCAGAAACGGCTTTGAATGACGAAGATTCCGTTTTCTATCATTATAAAAAGTTAATTGAACTACGCAAGAACTATGATGTTATCACACATGGAGATTTTCAATTGATTTCAGGAGATGATCCGCAAATCTTTGCCTATATCCGTAATTGTGAGAATGAAAAACTTCTTGTGGTAAGCAATTATTATGGCAAAGAAAGTTCTTTTGTGCTGCCAGTGGATATTGATGTGGATGGCTACAAGTCAGAAGTGTTAGTAAGCAACTATGAAGATTCTAACAGTCAGTTTAATGAAATAACCCTTCGTCCATACGAATCCATCGTTTATCACCTGAAAAAGTAG